DNA from Candidatus Hydrogenedentota bacterium:
TCACCTCGCTGGAGCAGGTGCTGGACCACACCATAGCGGACTAGCGGGGGGGTGCGGTGACATGGAAGAGTGTGGGCCTTTCCCGCGCGGACAGGCCGGGTGGAATCAAGGTTAATAAGGCAATTCAGGGAGAAACGAATGGAAACCCCGGGCGCGAAGGAACTTCTGGCCAGAATGATCAACGAGGGCGCCAGTGACATGCACATTGTCGTCGGCGCCCCGCCCATGATCCGCGTCCACGGCTCCATGGAACCCCTGAGCGGCTACCGGCGGCTCTCACCGGACCAGACCCAGGAAATCATCTACAGCGTGATGAGCGAGGAGCAGATTGCCGAATTCGAGGCGGAGCGCGAGTGCGACATGTCCTTCGGCGTGGAGGGCCTGAGCCGTTTCCGTGTGAACATCTACCGCGACCGCGGCTCCGTGGTGGCCGCGTTCCGGACCATACCGTTCGACATACTCTCGTTCGAGCAACTGGGGCTTCCCCGCGTGGCGTCCGAGTTCGCCCACCGCCCGATGGGCCTCATCCTGGTCTGCGGGCCCACGGGCAGCGGCAAATCCACCACCCTCGCCGCCATCATTGACAAGATCAACACCGAGCGCAAGGCCCACATCATCACCATTGAGGACCCCATCGAGTACCTGCACAACCACAAGCGGTCCGTGGTGAACCAGCGCGAGGTCCACTCGGACACCATGAGTTTTGCGGGCGCGCTCAAAAGGGTGCTGCGCCAGGACCCGGATGTCATCCTCATCGGCGAGATGCGGGACCCCGAAACCATCCAGGCGGCGCTCACCGTGGCCGAGACGGGCCACCTGGCCCTCGCCACCCTGCACACCAACGACGCGCTCCAGACCATCAACCGCATTGTGGACGTGTTCCCCTCCTCGCAGCAGGCGCAGGTGCGCACCCAGCTCTCCTTCGTGCTGGAGGGGGTGCTCGTGCAGCAGCTCATTCCCAGGGCGGACGGCATGGGCCGGGTGGTGGCCATGGAGATCATGGTGCCCAACGCGGCCATACGCTCGCTTATCCGGGCGGAGAAAATCGAGCAGATACCCTCCATGATTGAGATCGGGAAGGGTGACGGCATGATGACCATGAACCAGTCCCTTTACCGGCTCCTTCGCAGGGGTATCATCACCGCCGAGATGGCGTTCAAGCGGAGCATGGACCCCGAGGGCCTCCAGAGCCTTGTGGACCGGGGGGTGCGTGAGTGACACTGGCGGGGGATGAGACCGGCGGAAGCGGGGGCGGCTCCTCCGCCGGGCAACGGGCGGCGGCTGGCCGTCTATTTCGCAGCCCGGCCGGAATATGGGCGCGCCTGTTCGCGCCGGACCCCGACAGTCCCTCAAACTGGCTGTGGGTGGTCGGCGTCAGCCGGGTGTCCGCGCTGCTTCTGCTCGCGTTCGGGGTGCGTCAGTTGATCGAGGAGCGGGCGGCCTACGGCATACTCGGGGGAATTTACCTGGCTGCGCTCCTGTGCGGGCTGCTGCACCTGGTCACACTTCGCGCGTCGGGGCGAACCACACCGTGGCTCACCTGGACCCAGGTGCTGCTTGATTTCAGCGTGGTCGCCGCCACGGTCGGCTTCTCGGGGGGGCAGGCAAGCATATTCACTTTCCTGCTGGTGGTCGTCATCCTGGAGGCGGGCGTGCTCATGGGCCTGTTCCAGGGTTTCTTCCACGCCACCCTTTCCGGACTCTTCATGCTGCTCATGGCGCTTCAGACCGAGACGACCTCCTCCACGTTTATCACCCATTGGTACCAGTTCTCCATTCAGGCCGTCGCCTTTTTCTGCGTGGCCTTTATCAGCGGCTACTGGAACCAGCGCATCAGCAGGCTCAGGGAATTCCAGCGGGACATTCTGGACAACATGAGCGGGGGGTTCCTCCTCGTGGACCCCAAGGGCCGCGTCATCGGCGCAAACCAGGCCGCCTGCGGCATTTTGGGCATGAAGGGCCAGGAAATCGAGGGGCGGCCCATCGGGCAGACCCTGGTGCCCGAGACGGGGGCGGAATGTCCGGTGGTCACCGCGCTCCGCGAGGAACGGGACTACACCAACTATGAGTTCACCGCCGCGACCGCCGACGGTTCCAGCCGGCTGCTCGGACTCTCCACCAACCGGATTCTGGACCGGCGGGGCCGCCTGCACATGGTTATTGCGTCCTTCAACGACCTCACCGAGATTGAACGGATGCGCAAGGAGCTTCGCGACCATGACCGGACTCTTGCCATTGGCCATCTTGCCGCCGAACTGGCCCACGAAATCCGGAACCCGGTCACCTCGATCCGGGGCGCCATGGAGGAACTGGGGCGCGGCGCGGGCTCGCCGGAGCTGGCCGCGCGCCTTGCCGCGATTTCCATCCGCGAGTCGGACCATCTGAACGAGATAGTCACCGGTTTCCTGGACTTTGCGCGGAATCCCAGGATCAAGCGGGAAATTCTCCTGCCCCGCGATTTTGCGCGGGACATGAAACTGCTTTTCGAGGGCCGCCATCCGGGGGTGCGGGTGGAGGTTCGCGACGATTCAGGCGGCGCCGTCATCGAGGGCGACCCTACCCAGATCCGCCAGCTTTTCCTCAACCTCTGCCAGAACGCCATGGAGGCCATGGGCGGGCGCGGCGCGATTCAGATAGTAATCAGCGCCCTGGGCGGCATGGTGGGAATCCATTTCAACGACCGCGGCCCGGGCATCCCCCCCGACAAGGTTGCTTGCGTGTTCGAGCCGTTCTATACTGAGAAGGAGCGCGGTGTGGGCATGGGGCTTCCGGTGTGCAACCGGATAGTCGCCGCCCACAACGGCACCATCCAGGTGGCCGCGCGGCCGGGCGGGGGCGCCTCGGTCGTCGTGCGTCTGCCCCGCGCCCAGAACCCCGTCTGACGCGGCGGACCGAGTCAAACCCGGGAGTTGGAGGCAACCATGCCCGCGAAACAGTCTGTGCTTGTGGTGGATGACGAGCTGAGCATGCGTGAACTGCTCGAAATCGTGCTGCAGGGGGCGGGATACGAGGTGCGCTCGGCCGCCGGGGTGGGCGAGGCGATGGCCGCCATGGGGGAAACCGAGTTCGACGTGGTCCTGACCGATCTCTACATGGGAAACGACCGTGAGGCGGGCCTGCGGCTCCTGGCATGGCTTCAGCAGAACGCCCCGGCCACCCCGGCCATCATGATCACCGCCCATGGCTCCGTCGAGACCGCGGTCGAGGCCATGCGCCTGGGCGCGGCGGACTACCTGCAAAAACCGTTCCGGACCAACGATGAAATCCGCCTGCGCGTGGAGCGGGCCGTCTCACAGCGCAACCTGCGCCGGGAAAATGAGGCACTGCGCAAGGAGCAGTCCCGTCAGGCGCATCTGGGCGACATGGTGGGGAAAAGCCGCGCGTTCCACGATGTGATGTCCATGGTGCGCCGAGTGGCGGCGCTGCCCAGCACCGTGGCCATCCACGGCGAGAGCGGTGTGGGCAAGGAACTGGTCGCCCGCGCCCTCCATCATCTGAGCGGGCGGGCGGACAAGCCCTTTGTGGCCATCAACTGCGGGGGCATTCCCGAGACCCTCCTGGAAAGCGAACTTTTCGGATACAAGAAAGGCGCATTCACGGGGGCCGTGGAGGACAAGGAGGGGCTTTTCGCCGTTGCGAACGGCGGGACCATCCTGCTGGATGAAATAGGCGAGATGCCCATGATGCTCCAGGTGAAGCTGCTGCGCGTGCTGGACAACAGCACGGTCACCCCCGTGGGGGGCACGGCGGCGGTCCGGGTGGACGTCCGCATCATTTCGGCCACGAACCGGAACCTGGCGGAGATGGTGGAGCGGGGCGAGTTCCGCAACGATCTTTACTACCGCCTCAACGTCATCCCCATTCATGTGCCGCCCCTGCGCGACCGCGCCGAGGACATCCCCCTGCTGGCCCGGCAC
Protein-coding regions in this window:
- a CDS encoding type IV pilus twitching motility protein PilT; translation: METPGAKELLARMINEGASDMHIVVGAPPMIRVHGSMEPLSGYRRLSPDQTQEIIYSVMSEEQIAEFEAERECDMSFGVEGLSRFRVNIYRDRGSVVAAFRTIPFDILSFEQLGLPRVASEFAHRPMGLILVCGPTGSGKSTTLAAIIDKINTERKAHIITIEDPIEYLHNHKRSVVNQREVHSDTMSFAGALKRVLRQDPDVILIGEMRDPETIQAALTVAETGHLALATLHTNDALQTINRIVDVFPSSQQAQVRTQLSFVLEGVLVQQLIPRADGMGRVVAMEIMVPNAAIRSLIRAEKIEQIPSMIEIGKGDGMMTMNQSLYRLLRRGIITAEMAFKRSMDPEGLQSLVDRGVRE
- a CDS encoding PAS domain S-box protein, yielding MTLAGDETGGSGGGSSAGQRAAAGRLFRSPAGIWARLFAPDPDSPSNWLWVVGVSRVSALLLLAFGVRQLIEERAAYGILGGIYLAALLCGLLHLVTLRASGRTTPWLTWTQVLLDFSVVAATVGFSGGQASIFTFLLVVVILEAGVLMGLFQGFFHATLSGLFMLLMALQTETTSSTFITHWYQFSIQAVAFFCVAFISGYWNQRISRLREFQRDILDNMSGGFLLVDPKGRVIGANQAACGILGMKGQEIEGRPIGQTLVPETGAECPVVTALREERDYTNYEFTAATADGSSRLLGLSTNRILDRRGRLHMVIASFNDLTEIERMRKELRDHDRTLAIGHLAAELAHEIRNPVTSIRGAMEELGRGAGSPELAARLAAISIRESDHLNEIVTGFLDFARNPRIKREILLPRDFARDMKLLFEGRHPGVRVEVRDDSGGAVIEGDPTQIRQLFLNLCQNAMEAMGGRGAIQIVISALGGMVGIHFNDRGPGIPPDKVACVFEPFYTEKERGVGMGLPVCNRIVAAHNGTIQVAARPGGGASVVVRLPRAQNPV
- a CDS encoding sigma-54-dependent Fis family transcriptional regulator — encoded protein: MPAKQSVLVVDDELSMRELLEIVLQGAGYEVRSAAGVGEAMAAMGETEFDVVLTDLYMGNDREAGLRLLAWLQQNAPATPAIMITAHGSVETAVEAMRLGAADYLQKPFRTNDEIRLRVERAVSQRNLRRENEALRKEQSRQAHLGDMVGKSRAFHDVMSMVRRVAALPSTVAIHGESGVGKELVARALHHLSGRADKPFVAINCGGIPETLLESELFGYKKGAFTGAVEDKEGLFAVANGGTILLDEIGEMPMMLQVKLLRVLDNSTVTPVGGTAAVRVDVRIISATNRNLAEMVERGEFRNDLYYRLNVIPIHVPPLRDRAEDIPLLARHLLQRHAANMGFGLKEFSPEAERLLMRYPWPGNVRELGNVIERALALSGGQIEVEDLPPSVRDHVPAPERGGAVLPPGGVNLEDLISEVEREYIQQALDRSHYSQMKAASLLGLTPRSLRYRLQKYGMNAED